In the genome of Desulfuromonadales bacterium, the window ACAGCCCCCAGGGGTAGGTGTCGTTGAGGTTGGTGGTGGCGCCCAGGCCGAAGATGAAGCGGATGGCCGAGGCGACTGCAGCAGCCCCCACCAGCACCATCAGAAACTTGATGAAGCGGTGGTAGCCCTGGATTTCATTGATGACGTATCTGGCTGCGGTCATGGCTTCTCCTCCTTGTGGTCATCCGTTGGGGCGCAGGCCTCCTCTTTCCCCCTCCGGATCCGCTCCTTGCGGTGCTGGATCCAGGAGACGGCCGACAGGGTGCCGCCGACGCCGAGGAAGATGCCGGGGACCAGGCGCAGGGCCTGCCAGGTGTAGGAGGGGAGCGCCCGCATCGTCACCGGTTTGAAGCCGAGTTCGTTGAACGGGAGGGCCGTCAGGTAGATGACGCTCGTCCCCCCCGCCTCTTCCTTGCCGTAGACTTTCGGCAGATAACGGTCGGGATGGGCCGCCAGACGCCGTTCGGCCTCATTGATCAGCTCTTCCCGGGGGCCGTAGGTGATGGCCGTGGGGCAGGCGGTGGCGCAGGCGGGCTTGAGCCCCTCCTTCACCCGGCTGTAGCAGCCGGTGCACTTGCGCACCAGGGGAAAGGCTTTGCTCCACTGGTACTTGGGCACCCCGAAGGGGCAGGCGACCATGCAGAAACGGCAGCCGATGCACTTCTTGTCCTCGTAGACCACGGGCCCCTCCGCGGTCTTGCGGAATGCCCCGACCGGACAGACCGAGGCGCAGGCCGGGTCGTTGCAGTGCATGCACATTTCCTTGTAGAAGGCGAATTCGTTCTGGCCGTTCTTCTGGTAGTCCCGGAACTTGATCCGGGTGAAGGTGTATTCGCTCATGGCCGGGGGGTTCTGATACCCCTCGCCGGAGAAGAAGGTCGTCTCCTCCGCCTTGAGCTGGTTCCACTGCTTGCAGGCCACCTGGCAGCCGCGGCAGCCGGTGCATTTGGTCATATCGATCAGGAACGCCTTGTTCCGGGAAAAATCGGTGCGGCTGCTCATGCCTTGTTACCCCCTTTCTCGATGTTGCAGAGAAACGCCTTGTACTCGGGAATTGTGGTATTGGCGCATCCCACGGCCGCCGTCAGGACGTTGGCGCTGTCCCCCGTGGCCAGCCCGGCGAAGCCGAAATGCCAGGGCAGCCCCACCTGCTCGACCATCCTGCCGCCGATCCGCAGCGGCTTGATGCGGGAAGTCACCAGCGCCCGCGCCTCGATGGCGCCGCGTTCGGAAGAAATGGTGACCATGTCGCCGTTGCTGATCCCCTTCCAGCTCGCCAGGCCCTCGCTCATCTCCACGAACATGTCGGGAACCAGTTCCACCAGCCAGGGAAGGTTGCGGGTCATGGCGCCGGCCTGCCAGTGCTCGGAGACCCGGTAGGTGGTGCCGATGTAGGGGAATTTCTCCCGGTTGCTGAGCTTGGCCGGCGGCCGCACCGCGGGGTTCGTCTGCTGCTTGCACATCAGGTTGCCGGTGGGGCTCTCCATCGGCTCGTAATGCACGGGGAAGGGGCCGTCGGCGAGGCCCGCCGCGAAGAGGCGGCCGCAGCCCTCGGGCACCATGATAAAGGGATGGCGGCCGTCCGGCTTGCTCATCGGCGGCCAGGGGCCGTCGGGGACGTCCCCCTGCCACTTGCCCGCCGCCTCGTCCCAGGCGATGACCACCTTCTTCGGGTTCCAGGGGCGGCCGTCGGGGTCGACGGAGGCACGGTTGTAGAGGATGCGCCGGTTGACCGGCCAGCACCAGGCCCACTGGTGGTACATCTCCAGCCCGCTGGGGTCCTCCTTGCCGCGACGCTGCATCAGGTTGCCGGCCTCGGTGAAGGAGCCGCAGTAGAGCCAGTTCCCCGAGACGGTCGAGCCGTCGTCCTGCAGGGCGGCGAAGGCGGGGACCTGCTGGCCTGCCTTGTAGAGCTTGCCCTTGATCTCGACGTCGCGGAGGAAGTAGCCGTTGATTTCCCGGGCCACCTGGTCGATGTCCGGCTCATGGCCGCTGCCGTAGTTCCAGGCCAGGTTGACGATCGGCTCGGGGAAGACCCCGCCGGCGGCGTAGAGCTTCTTCAGGCGCCGGCAGAGCTGGTCGATGATGAAGGCGTCGCTCTCGGCCTCTCCCGGCGGCTCGACCGCTTTGTAGCGCCACTGGGCCCAGCGCCCGGAATTGGAGACGCTCCCCTGCTTTTCCACCGAGCTGGCCGCCGGCAGCAGGAAGACCTCCGTCTGGATCTCCTGCGGCTTGACCCCGGGGCGCTTCCAGAAGACGCTGGTGTCCGTTTCCCACAGGTCCGCCGCCACCAGCCACTTGAGCTTGCCCAGCCCTTCGCCGATGGCCAGCGAGTCCGGACCGCCGACGATGGGGTTCGTCCCCATGCAGAAGAGCCCCTCGAAGCCACCCCGCTGCAGCCGGTCCATGAGCATGATGAAGGAGTAGTTGCCGCTGCGCTTGGGCAGGTAGCCAAAGCCGTAGTCGTTGGCCGCCGTGGCGTGCTCCCCCCACCAGGCCTTCAGCAGGCTGGTGACGTACTTGGGGGTGTTGCTCCACCAGTTGGCGCTCTTGGCGTCCGTCGCCTTGGGCGTGACCTTGGCGAGATAATCGGCCAGGTTCACGTCGCTGAACTCGGGGGATTTCAGGTAGCCCGGCAGGATGTGGTAGAGCAGGGCGTAGTCCGTCGAGCCCTGCACGTTCGCCTCGCCGCGCAGGGCGTTGATGCCGCCGCCGGCGATGCCGATGTTCCCGAGCAGCAGCTGGAGCATGGCGTAGGAGCGCACGTTCTGGGTACCGTAGGTGTGCTGCGTCGTCCCCATGGCGTACATGATGGTGCCGGCCTTGTCGGGACCGGCGGTGGCGCAGAAGGTGCGGGCGACGGCCATGTAGTCCTGGATGGCGGTACCGGTGATCTCGCAGACCTGTTCCGGGGTGTAGGCGGCGTAGTGCGCCTTCAGCAGCTGGAAGACGCAGCGCGGATGCTGCAGGCTGGCGTCCCGCAGGGGCTGGCCGTCCTTGTCGCTCTGGTATTTCCAGGTGCTCTTGTCGTAGCTGAAGGTCTCCGGGGAGTAGCCGGAGAAGATCCCCTCTTCGTAGGTGAAGCCGTCGTCGACGAGGAAGGAGGCGTTGGTGTAATGCAGGACGTAGTCCCGGTGGATGAGATCGTTCTGCAGGGCGTAGTTGATCAGCCCGCCCATGAAGGCGATGTCGGTGCCGGGGCGCAGCTGGGCGTAGAGGTCGGCCTTGGAGGAGGTGCGGGTATAGCGGGGATCGACGCTGATCAGCTTGCCGCCCCTGTCCATCGCCTTCTCCACGTACTTGAAGGAGATGGGGTGGTTCTCAGCGGGATTGGAGCCGATGGCCAGGATGACGTCCGCGTGCTGGATGTCGTTCCAGTGATTGGTCATGGCACCACGACCGAAGGAGGCCGCCAGACCGGCGACCGTAGCGGAGTGTCATATTCGGGCCTGGTGTTCGAGGTAGGCGACCCCCATGGCGCGGGCGAACTTGCTCCAGAGGTAGCATTCCTCGTTATCGAGGGCGGCCGCCCCCAAAAAGGCCATCCCCTCGTTGCGGTTGACGACGTACTCCTTGCCGTCCTTCGTCTCGGTGGCGACGAAGTTTCGGTCCCGCGACTCCTGCATGAGGTGAGCGATGCGGTCCATGGCCCAGTCCCACGGCTTTTCCTCCCACCGGTCGCTGCCGGGAGCGCGGTACTGCACCTTGTTCAGGCGCCGCTCGTTGTTGGCCACCTGGAAGAGGGCGCTCCCCTTGGAGCAGAGAGCCCCCTGGTTGATCGGATGTTCGGGGTCCCCCTCGATGTTGACGATCTTGCCGTCCCTGGCATGGACGATCATGCCGCAGCCGACGGCGCAGTAGGGGCAGACCGTGGTGCTGGTCTGCAGCCCCTTGGTACGCAGCTCGGGAGCATCGACGCTCGCCTCCGCGCTCTTGCCCCCCAGGGCCAGGGCGCCGGCGGCCAGGCCGCCTCCCTTGAGAAAGTTTCTTCTGGAAATACCCATGGACATTCTCTCCTTTACGAATTGCCGCCCGCCGCAACGCGCTCGCGAGCGAATGGCAGCAACATGCGCAACGGTTGTGCCAAACCGTTTTTCCGTTTACATCAAACCTTGTTTTCACAGGAAGAACAAGGGCTTGGCGCGACAACGGCAGAATCGGGGAATTCCAAATTGTATACAGATGGGTGGATACTTCTGGCCCGACCGGGTCAGGATGACCCAGCCAGATTAGCGCGTTGTAAAGCTTGACTTTCCCGCCGGTTTGGCCAGACAATGCCCTGCCGTATACCTCCTGCCGCTGCTTTGCGGGTCAGGACGGGGCAACCACTGCATACCGGGGTAGGAGATGGAGAACAGGATTCTGATCTGCGACGACGAAGAAGGGATGCGCCGCTACCTGGAGAAGATGCTCCGGAGCTGGGGCTACCAGGCAGAGGCCTGTGCCAGCCCCCGCCTGCTGCTGCGCCAGCTCGAAGAGAGCGAAAGCGCCGCGGAACTGCTGCTGCTCGACGTCAAGATGCCGGAGATGGACGGGCTTGAAGTCCTGCGCCGGGCCAGAAGCCTGCGCCCCGAGCTGCCGGTCATCATGATGACCGGCCACGGCACCATCGATTCGGCGGTGGAGGCGATGAAGATCGGCGCCTTCGACTACCTGACCAAGCCCTTCCCCCAGGAAAAGCTCTTCGTGCTGGTGCGGCACTGCCTGGAGCGCGAGCGCCTGATCGAGGAGAACAGCTCGCTGAAACGGGAAATCCGCGAGCGGACGGTCCCCGGCCCGCCGATCTTCCGCAGCGCCGCTTTCGGCGAGGTCTACGACCTGGCCCTGACCGTCGCCGAGAGCGATTCGAACGTGCTGATTCTCGGTGAGAGCGGCACCGGCAAGGAACTGATCGCCGCCGCCATCCATTACGCCAGTCCGCGAAAGAACAACCGGTTTCTCGCCCTCAACTGCGCGGCGCTCACCGAAACGCTCCTCGAGAGCCAGCTCTTCGGCCACGTCAAGGGGGCCTTCACCGGCGCCGTCCAGGCGCAAAAAGGGCTGCTCGAGGAGGCGCACGAGGGGACCCTGTTCCTCGACGAGATCGGCGATCTGAGTCCGGTGCTGCAGGCCAAGCTGCTGCGCGTGCTGCAGGAGGGGGAGTTCATCCCGGTCGGCTCGACCCGGACCCGCCAGGTCGACGTCCGTTTTCTCGCCGCCACCAACAAGGACCTGGAGGCCGAAGTCGCCGCCGGCCGCTTTCGGGAGGATCTTTTCTACCGGCTCAACGTCATCGCCCTGCATCTCCCCCCGCTGCGGGAGCGCCCCGAGGATATCGAACCGCTGGCCCTGCATTTTCTCGGCAACCTCGCTCGCAAGCTGCGGCGCCCGCTCAAGGGACTGGCCCCCGATGCCCTCGCCGCGATGCAGGCCTATCGCTGGCCGGGCAATGTCCGGGAACTGGAAAACGTGATCGAGCGCTGCGCCATACTCGCCCGCGGCGAGACGATCATTGCCGCCCTCCTCCCCTTCCGCCGCATCGACGGCCCGCCGGGAACGCCCGGGACCGCCTCGGCGCCCCCGGCCCTCAACCTGCGCGAAGCCGAGCGGGGGCAGGTGCTGCGGGCACTGCAGGAAACCGCCTGGAACAAGTCCCGGGCCGCCCAGCTGCTCGGCGTGACCCGCAAGACGCTCGACCGCAAGATCAAGGATTTCCATCTTGCCCAGGCCGACCTCCCGGACAGGGTGTGATGCGCCGCCTTTCCCTCTCCCCCATTTCGATCCGCGGCAAGCTGACCCTGGCGGCCCTGACGCCGCTGCTGCTGGTGCTGATGCTGGTCTCCATCGCCGTCTTTTATCTGATCAACGCCTGGATCGTCGACGAGGCGCAAAAGCGGGTGCGCCGCCATCTGCACGCCGCCCGCGAGGTCCTGCGTCAGGAGGAGCGTCACTTGCGGGAGGTGGTGCGACTGGCTGCCGGTTCGCCGGCACTGGCCGAAGCGGCCGAACGTGGCGACACCAGGCTGATGGAGCAGGAACTGACGTCGCTGCGGCAGCGCGAAGGGCTGGACATCCTGACCCTGACCGACCCGCGCGGCGAGGTTCTGCGCCGCGGCGCCAACCCCGGCCGGCCCGGCGGCGAACCGGCTCCAGTCGCCCTGGCCCGGGCTCTGCTCGCCGGCGAATCTCCCGGCGGGCTCCTGCTGCTCACTGCCGAAGAACTTCGGCGCGAAGGGGAGGAATTGGCCGGGCGTGCCCGCATCCCCCTGCGGCTGCCGCACCCCGCCGATCGCGAGCCGGTAGAGACACGCGGACTGCTGCTGGTCGGCGCCGCCCCCCTGACCGCCACCGACGGCCGGCTCCTCGGCTACATCTACGGCGGTACGCTCCTGAACGGCAATCTCCCTCTCGTCGACCGCATTCAGGAAATCATTTACGGTGGCGAAACCCATCAGGGGACCGAGAGCGGCAGTGCCACCATCTTTCTCGATCGTTTGCGGGTCGCCACCACTGTCCGCCTCAAGGACGGCGAACGAGCCGTCGGCACCCTCGTCTCGCCTCAGGTGGCCGAGGCAGTGCTGACCATGCGCCAGCTCTGGGTCGATCGCGCCCTGGTCGTCGACCAGTGGTACCTGAGCGCCTACGAGCCACTCCTCGATACACAAGGGGAGGCGGTCGGCGCCCTCTACGTCGGTCTGCTGGAGCGCCCCTACACCATCCTCAAGACCCGGGCTGGTCTCCTGTTGATCGGGCTGCTTCTGCTAGGCGGCGGTCTCGGCTACCTGATCGCCCGCACCATCTCGCAGCGGCTCTCCCGCCCTATCCGTGAACTGGAGGCAACTGCCAGCCGGGTGGCTGGGGGCGAGCGGGAAATCCGGCTCCCCGTCACCACCCGCGACGAAGTCGGCCACCTGACCGAAGCCTTCAACCGGATGACTGCCGCCCTGACGGAGCGAGAGGAGGAACTCTCCCGGCTCAACCGCGAGCTGGAGCACAAGGTCGAGGAACGCACCGCCCTGCTGGAAGAAAAGAGCCTGCAGCTGATTCACACCCAGGAGGAATTGGCCCGGGCGGAAAAATTGGCGGCCATCGGTTCCCTGGCGGCCGGGGTTGCTCATGAGATCAACAACCCGGCAGCGATCATTCGCGGCAACGTCGAGATCTTGCTGATGAATCTGCCGGCCGAGGTCCCCGGCCAGGAGGAAGCCGAGGAAATTCTTCGGCAAACCGAGCGCATCGCCCTGATCACCCAGAACATGTTGGCCTTTGCCCGCAAGCAGAGCCTGCACCAAAATTTACTCCGGCTGAATTCGCTGATCGAAGAGATCCTCGCCCAGGCCGGCCATCTCGTCCCGCTGGAGCAGATGCGCATCGAGCGCCACTTCGACCCGCAGCTGCCCCTGATCGAAGGAGATGCCGAACGACTGCGCCAGGTCTTTACCAATATCATCGTCAATGCCCTGCAGGCGATGGCCGGCAACGGCACTCTTACGGTCACCACGCGCCTGGAGGGCGCTGTGATCGAGATCGCCCTCGCCGACACCGGCCCCGGCATCCCGCGCGAAATCCGTGACAAGATCTTCGATCCCTTCTTCACCACCCGAGTCAGCGGCAGCGGCCTCGGTCTTTCGGTCTCCTACGGCATTGTCCAGGCGCACGGCGGCAGCATCACGGTGGAAAGCGAAAAGGGGCTGGGGTCGATCTTCCGCGTTCGGCTGCCGCAAAGAAGGGCCCAGGTCTGACGGGGTTCCGTTATCGTTCACCCTGCAATGAAACAGGGCCCGTCGCATGACAGGCCCTGTTTCATTGCTTCCAGTCGGTCGACCGGCAAAATCATCACCCGGATCCCGGGCGGTTGCGCCTCTTCTCCGTTAACCAGGCGAGAATCCCGGAGGCCCTGGTCCAGACCCACTCCTGCAGCCGGCGACCCCAGCCCCGGTGGCGCCAGGCCGTGTAGCCGATCTCCAGGCAGTGGCCAAAATCGTTTTCGAAGAGGGCCTCCACCTGGTCTGCGAGTTCAGGGTCGGCCAGCTCCTGATTGGCCTCCAGGTTCCAGCGATAGTTCCAGCGGTCGAGGTTGCTCGAGCCGATGCTGACCCAATCGTCGCAGAGCAGGACCTTGGCATGCAGAAAGCGGGGCTGGTACTCAAAGATGCGCACTCCAGCGCGCAGCAGACTCTCGTAGTGGCGACAGGCAAGGTGTCGAATCGCCGGATGGTCGCTTAACGGCCCGGGAAGCAGCAGACGGACATCGGCCCCTTTGCCGACGGCGTGGCGCAAGGAGCGGCGCAGCTTCCAGGATGGCACGAAGTAGGCGGTGGCGAGCCAGACCCGCCGCCGGGCGCCGCGGATGCGGCTGACGTGCGAGCGCATCACCTCGGAACGGCCGGGGAAGCGCCCTTGGGCAACAACCCGGCCGCGCTGGGCTCCACTCTCCTCCAACGCCGGCGAAGCGGGCGGCTGCAGGGGGCGGTCGGACCAGCGGTTCCAAACCTCCACGAACAGCGCCTGCCAGTCGCGAACGACCGGGCCACGGATCTCCAGCATCGTCTCGTGCCAGTGGCGATCCGGATGCAGGCCGGGATCGAACTCATCGGCGATGCCGGCACCCCCGGTAAAGGCGACGACGCCGTCGATCAGCAGCAGTTTGCGATGGTCACGAAAAAGATTGCCGTGGCCGCCATAGGTGCGCAGGGGGTTGTAGACGACCAGTTCAACTCCGTCCGAGACCAGGCGCTGACGGTCCTTCTTGTCCAGACCGAGAGCGCCGAAACCATCGAGCAGCAGACAGACGCGAACGCCCCGCGCCGCCGCCCCGGCAAGGGCGGCTATGAAGCGGTCGGCGACTCCTCCCGATTCGAAGAGGTACATCTCCAGCAGGACGTAGTTCTGCGCCCCCTCGATCCTTTCGAGCATGGCCGCGTAAAAGCGATCGCCATCCACCAGCAGCCGGAAGCGGTTTCCCGGACGCCAGGGGAAGCGGTATTTCGCCTTCGGACTCTTCTTCAAGACGCCTCCCTCCCTGTTCCGTACAACCAAATCTCAACTTTTCCAGAATAACAGGTTTGCGGTAAGGCGTCAGGGCATAGTCACCCCAATTTATCATAGCTTTCCCCGGAACTCCGCACTCATCTGCTTTCCGTATAAACCTTTTTCGCCCGGCGTGGCAGCCCCTTGCCCATCGGCTACAATGGTCTTAACATGCCGGAGAAAGCGAAAAGACCGATGATTCTCCTGAGCCTGCTGCTGCTCACCGCCCTCCTTTTCGGCGCCGCCTGGTTCTCCGGGCGCTACCGGGCGCAGGGTCAGGCCGCGCCACACGAAGCGCCTGCCACCGGGGAGCTGGCCGCGCGCGAGGCGCGCCTGCGGCGCCACGTGCAGGAGCTTGCCGGCCGCATCGG includes:
- a CDS encoding 4Fe-4S dicluster domain-containing protein, which gives rise to MSSRTDFSRNKAFLIDMTKCTGCRGCQVACKQWNQLKAEETTFFSGEGYQNPPAMSEYTFTRIKFRDYQKNGQNEFAFYKEMCMHCNDPACASVCPVGAFRKTAEGPVVYEDKKCIGCRFCMVACPFGVPKYQWSKAFPLVRKCTGCYSRVKEGLKPACATACPTAITYGPREELINEAERRLAAHPDRYLPKVYGKEEAGGTSVIYLTALPFNELGFKPVTMRALPSYTWQALRLVPGIFLGVGGTLSAVSWIQHRKERIRRGKEEACAPTDDHKEEKP
- a CDS encoding phospholipase D-like domain-containing protein; this encodes MKKSPKAKYRFPWRPGNRFRLLVDGDRFYAAMLERIEGAQNYVLLEMYLFESGGVADRFIAALAGAAARGVRVCLLLDGFGALGLDKKDRQRLVSDGVELVVYNPLRTYGGHGNLFRDHRKLLLIDGVVAFTGGAGIADEFDPGLHPDRHWHETMLEIRGPVVRDWQALFVEVWNRWSDRPLQPPASPALEESGAQRGRVVAQGRFPGRSEVMRSHVSRIRGARRRVWLATAYFVPSWKLRRSLRHAVGKGADVRLLLPGPLSDHPAIRHLACRHYESLLRAGVRIFEYQPRFLHAKVLLCDDWVSIGSSNLDRWNYRWNLEANQELADPELADQVEALFENDFGHCLEIGYTAWRHRGWGRRLQEWVWTRASGILAWLTEKRRNRPGSG
- the fdnG gene encoding formate dehydrogenase-N subunit alpha; its protein translation is MGISRRNFLKGGGLAAGALALGGKSAEASVDAPELRTKGLQTSTTVCPYCAVGCGMIVHARDGKIVNIEGDPEHPINQGALCSKGSALFQVANNERRLNKVQYRAPGSDRWEEKPWDWAMDRIAHLMQESRDRNFVATETKDGKEYVVNRNEGMAFLGAAALDNEECYLWSKFARAMGVAYLEHQARIUHSATVAGLAASFGRGAMTNHWNDIQHADVILAIGSNPAENHPISFKYVEKAMDRGGKLISVDPRYTRTSSKADLYAQLRPGTDIAFMGGLINYALQNDLIHRDYVLHYTNASFLVDDGFTYEEGIFSGYSPETFSYDKSTWKYQSDKDGQPLRDASLQHPRCVFQLLKAHYAAYTPEQVCEITGTAIQDYMAVARTFCATAGPDKAGTIMYAMGTTQHTYGTQNVRSYAMLQLLLGNIGIAGGGINALRGEANVQGSTDYALLYHILPGYLKSPEFSDVNLADYLAKVTPKATDAKSANWWSNTPKYVTSLLKAWWGEHATAANDYGFGYLPKRSGNYSFIMLMDRLQRGGFEGLFCMGTNPIVGGPDSLAIGEGLGKLKWLVAADLWETDTSVFWKRPGVKPQEIQTEVFLLPAASSVEKQGSVSNSGRWAQWRYKAVEPPGEAESDAFIIDQLCRRLKKLYAAGGVFPEPIVNLAWNYGSGHEPDIDQVAREINGYFLRDVEIKGKLYKAGQQVPAFAALQDDGSTVSGNWLYCGSFTEAGNLMQRRGKEDPSGLEMYHQWAWCWPVNRRILYNRASVDPDGRPWNPKKVVIAWDEAAGKWQGDVPDGPWPPMSKPDGRHPFIMVPEGCGRLFAAGLADGPFPVHYEPMESPTGNLMCKQQTNPAVRPPAKLSNREKFPYIGTTYRVSEHWQAGAMTRNLPWLVELVPDMFVEMSEGLASWKGISNGDMVTISSERGAIEARALVTSRIKPLRIGGRMVEQVGLPWHFGFAGLATGDSANVLTAAVGCANTTIPEYKAFLCNIEKGGNKA
- a CDS encoding sigma-54 dependent transcriptional regulator; translated protein: MENRILICDDEEGMRRYLEKMLRSWGYQAEACASPRLLLRQLEESESAAELLLLDVKMPEMDGLEVLRRARSLRPELPVIMMTGHGTIDSAVEAMKIGAFDYLTKPFPQEKLFVLVRHCLERERLIEENSSLKREIRERTVPGPPIFRSAAFGEVYDLALTVAESDSNVLILGESGTGKELIAAAIHYASPRKNNRFLALNCAALTETLLESQLFGHVKGAFTGAVQAQKGLLEEAHEGTLFLDEIGDLSPVLQAKLLRVLQEGEFIPVGSTRTRQVDVRFLAATNKDLEAEVAAGRFREDLFYRLNVIALHLPPLRERPEDIEPLALHFLGNLARKLRRPLKGLAPDALAAMQAYRWPGNVRELENVIERCAILARGETIIAALLPFRRIDGPPGTPGTASAPPALNLREAERGQVLRALQETAWNKSRAAQLLGVTRKTLDRKIKDFHLAQADLPDRV
- a CDS encoding cache domain-containing protein, which codes for MRRLSLSPISIRGKLTLAALTPLLLVLMLVSIAVFYLINAWIVDEAQKRVRRHLHAAREVLRQEERHLREVVRLAAGSPALAEAAERGDTRLMEQELTSLRQREGLDILTLTDPRGEVLRRGANPGRPGGEPAPVALARALLAGESPGGLLLLTAEELRREGEELAGRARIPLRLPHPADREPVETRGLLLVGAAPLTATDGRLLGYIYGGTLLNGNLPLVDRIQEIIYGGETHQGTESGSATIFLDRLRVATTVRLKDGERAVGTLVSPQVAEAVLTMRQLWVDRALVVDQWYLSAYEPLLDTQGEAVGALYVGLLERPYTILKTRAGLLLIGLLLLGGGLGYLIARTISQRLSRPIRELEATASRVAGGEREIRLPVTTRDEVGHLTEAFNRMTAALTEREEELSRLNRELEHKVEERTALLEEKSLQLIHTQEELARAEKLAAIGSLAAGVAHEINNPAAIIRGNVEILLMNLPAEVPGQEEAEEILRQTERIALITQNMLAFARKQSLHQNLLRLNSLIEEILAQAGHLVPLEQMRIERHFDPQLPLIEGDAERLRQVFTNIIVNALQAMAGNGTLTVTTRLEGAVIEIALADTGPGIPREIRDKIFDPFFTTRVSGSGLGLSVSYGIVQAHGGSITVESEKGLGSIFRVRLPQRRAQV